The Clupea harengus chromosome 22, Ch_v2.0.2, whole genome shotgun sequence genomic sequence TCATACTGACTTTTGACGTTACAGTATTACAATGGATCAGAAATCCAGACAGTGGTCTTTTCACTATTATATTTACTGGTTGACTATCAATAATTCAATTCCATAGCCGTAACACATATGATGCATGTAATTCATATCAAGTATATTTCACAGATGTTTCTTatgaaataattatttttagtAGCCTACTTGCAATTGGTGTTCTTATTTCACAAAACAAAGTATACAGTAATCAAAAAGCTATTCAGTTCATTCTGATTTGGGCTTTGGCATTTGGGCTTTGGCAATAGAATGCAAAGTTAGTTTGATGAACACAATAACATAATTGTTACAATACTTACAATGAGGCAGACCTagacagttaaacacacaagAACTTAGATGTAATAAGATCTCTGATACACAGACAGCTGTAGAAAAGTAATGGATCGTATCCCTTTAGTGGATCATGTTACTTTCACAGCAAGCGTATTAATGTTTTTAGCAGACTTAATTGCTGTCACAATCCACCCATGAGGCAGAGCCGTGTGCTCGCCTGCAAAGTAAATTCGGTTCTCACTCTGGATGCGTAAAGCTGTCTACGGTGCTGAATCATACAATCCTTAAAATCATTATTTTAAATTGTCACAAAATTGTTGATATTTATTACTGATATTAACCAATGTACTCTCTAAATCTCTGAAAAGGCAATTTTACAATACACATAACATGGAAGAACACGATTGAATAATTCAACCATTTACTTCAGGCAAATAATATGACATGGGTTTTCAAGGTCAACCGTACCAGGACTGTGTTCCCCAAAAGTGTCGTTACACAACTACCATAGTcgaatgatagagagactattTTGAACGTGCTCTCTCCACGGTAACAAGAGTGGTTGGTCAACAGCACTTTCGGGAAACACAGTCCATTATAGTTAACTAAAAATCCCTATTAAACTCACAAGGTTGTTAAAACTGTTGCGTTCATCACTCACACTCTGTCTTGCTCCATCTTTTCGAGGGATAACATGTATTCTCTTCAATGGAAAATTTGAAGGTGAACTTTAAGATTTGTTTTCCCTCTTTGATTTCTATGCCACGTGATGTATGGTATAACCTGAATTTATCCTGCATTCGCTTGTGCTGCTTTCACTAGAGTGAGCcgtatttttttcttcctggttccaaagaaatATCCCTGTGTAAATATGAAAAGAATTAGAAACAATCCGATTTATATTTGCAATTATGATGATCCTGCTTATAAATCTTCTTCTAttcattatgtgtgtttgtgttttgataaCGTACCATGATCGTGTCTTCATATCAGCTTAAAGTTGTCTACggtgctaaatgactaaatatgtAATACCATTGTTCTGAATTATCACAAatttgatatatgtatttaattgaTATAAACCAATGTACTCTCCAAAGTTCTTAAAGACAGTTTTAGAACTACACCTTAAACACACTGAGCGGAAAGGGATAGGCTATGCCTTTCTGAACGGTCCAATGAGGGCGGAAGGGGCAAGCATAAAGAATATTACACTATGGTAGAATATTTGGTAAAGCAATTGCGTTGCCATTGGAAAATCAATAGTTACAAGAAATGCTCAACAAATGCATGGCTCAGCGATGATGCACATCGGGACATTGCTAGTTATTTTTCTACATTATGGTAAGTAGGGTAATACTGTGCTGTTGCGTTCTTATGTAAGCATGGTCGAAACAGAATTGCGTTATTTCATTGTCCAGCGCATGTCCTGTGCCGTTTTAATAATTATTTCACCTTGAGGCATTTTTTACCTGATCCCCAGATCTGATGTGTTCCTTGAAGGATGATGTGAAGAGAATAACAGCAAAAGAAGGGAACACTGTTACTCTGCAGCCTGAAGTACATGCACTGGAGATTGATGCTCAAATTCTTTGGTCGTTTAATCAGAATAGTAAAGATCCTAAAATAGTTAACAGTCAGGTGTTTAAAGGAGAGATTAATACAGAATATTCAGGGAGACTCAAAGACCGACTGCTGCTGGACAGAAATACCGGATCTCTTACCATCAGAAACATCACCACCAGAGAGTCTGGGATATATCGCCTTCATATAATTAGTGAACGTATCTCATATTGGCACTTTAACTGTACTGTCTATGGTGAGTTAAAACACAGTAATACATAGTGTATTAATTAacctgatacacacatacacgcacgcacacaaattaACAGAAGTAATTTAGTATTTACCTGTGTAATTAATATACACTGTCCCTGTTACAAATTGGTGTATGTTATGAATAGTTGTCTGATTAAGTACAAACtcttgtgtgtttatctcaccAGCTCCTGTCTCTGCCCCTAACATCAGTAGAGGACATTCTCACTCCAACACCAAAACCGCTAAGAGCCGCACTTGGTCAGGAGCTGAGACCCAGTCCAGC encodes the following:
- the LOC105902165 gene encoding CD48 antigen-like isoform X1; the encoded protein is MHGSAMMHIGTLLVIFLHYDLMCSLKDDVKRITAKEGNTVTLQPEVHALEIDAQILWSFNQNSKDPKIVNSQVFKGEINTEYSGRLKDRLLLDRNTGSLTIRNITTRESGIYRLHIISERISYWHFNCTVYAPVSAPNISRGHSHSNTKTAKSRTWSGAETQSSSNTSCQVLCSAKNDRQVSLSWFRANQLISQTSSPDVNTTLSLRLDIDEKDNTVYSCVSANPVSNDTTYLNITVMCMNQKDPSMSKRQYPIFLLPLGLSATIAIVAVGMCVKKKREYNISRSTGGHPSD